The following proteins are co-located in the Streptomyces sp. NBC_01198 genome:
- a CDS encoding ABC transporter permease — protein MTSSHEPLAGFDATAGARTAGGAPGGTRLPEPSADLRTWLRDLWLGARFAAGGGREGWIRTALTAVGVALGVALLLLAAAVPAMMDTRDQRRVARDTLSVGDSVKPGAGTFLLAEVDTSYHGKDVTGVLLHPEGSAVKPPPGVAAMPPAGRMIVSPALKKLLASSPLLRERIPYEITGTIGKAGLMGPADLYYYAGSDQLVPYDAAHRHGNSYRETGFGHHSNSEVRGPVFDLLLLIVLVVLLLPVAVFIATAVRLGGERRDRRLAALRLVGADIRMTRRIAAGEALFGALLGVLLGAVFFLVARQFAAEITIRDISAFPSDLTPDTALTVLIVVLVPVAAVAVTLLSLRRTVIEPLGVFRQGLGRRRRLWWRLLIPAAGVAMLAPLFGTVKGDASINEYQIAAGTILLLIGVTAVLPWLVEAAVGRLRGGPVAWQLATRRLQLNSNASARMVSGVTVAVAGAIALQMLFNAVDSDFVSSTHADPTRAQMVVATSSTTSDQTARDIQRMAGTKGVREAFGYAQGQATQPDAASLKDYGQAAWLPVNVGDCATLRLLADIGADCKPGSTFLVPPRAEDGYQSSGAFLKPGGRIDLNMGFDGRYTGTPELWTIPAGTRTVGRRIDPTGSEEWGILATPEALDSSRLFDPRSQILVGLDDRQPDAVEYVRNTAATYGVTTYVTNISSTSTRTSYAQLRRGLFAGATLTMLLIGASLLVTMLEQLRDRKKLLAVLVAFGTKRSALAWSVLWQTTIPVVLGLVLASAGGIGLGAALVAMVGRGFQMDWGSVAAMSAIGAAVVLAVTLLSLPPLWRLMRPDGLHTE, from the coding sequence ATGACCTCCTCGCACGAGCCCCTCGCCGGCTTCGACGCCACCGCCGGTGCCCGTACGGCCGGCGGCGCCCCTGGCGGCACCCGGCTGCCCGAGCCCTCCGCCGACCTGCGCACCTGGCTGCGCGACCTCTGGCTCGGCGCCCGCTTCGCGGCCGGCGGCGGGCGCGAGGGCTGGATACGCACCGCGCTGACCGCGGTCGGCGTGGCGCTCGGCGTGGCGCTGCTGCTGCTCGCGGCCGCGGTGCCGGCCATGATGGACACCCGCGACCAGCGCCGGGTGGCCCGCGACACCCTCTCGGTCGGCGACTCGGTCAAGCCGGGCGCGGGCACCTTCCTGCTCGCCGAGGTCGACACCAGCTACCACGGCAAGGACGTCACCGGCGTGCTGCTGCACCCGGAGGGATCCGCGGTGAAACCGCCGCCCGGTGTCGCCGCGATGCCGCCGGCCGGCCGGATGATCGTCTCGCCCGCGCTGAAGAAGCTGCTCGCGTCCTCCCCGCTGCTGCGCGAGCGCATCCCGTACGAGATCACCGGCACCATCGGCAAGGCCGGCCTGATGGGACCGGCCGACCTGTACTACTACGCCGGCAGCGACCAGCTCGTCCCCTACGACGCGGCGCACCGGCACGGCAACTCCTACCGGGAGACGGGCTTCGGCCACCACAGCAACAGCGAGGTGCGCGGGCCGGTCTTCGACCTGCTGCTGCTGATCGTGCTGGTGGTGCTGCTGCTCCCGGTGGCGGTCTTCATCGCCACCGCCGTGCGCCTCGGCGGCGAGCGCAGGGACCGGCGGCTCGCCGCGCTGCGGCTGGTCGGCGCCGACATCAGGATGACCCGCAGGATCGCCGCCGGCGAGGCGCTGTTCGGCGCCCTGCTCGGGGTGCTGCTCGGCGCGGTGTTCTTCCTGGTCGCAAGGCAGTTCGCGGCCGAGATCACCATCAGGGACATCTCCGCCTTCCCCTCCGACCTGACGCCCGACACCGCGCTGACCGTGCTGATCGTGGTCCTGGTCCCGGTGGCCGCGGTCGCGGTGACCCTGCTCAGCCTGCGCCGTACGGTCATCGAACCGCTCGGCGTGTTCCGCCAGGGCCTGGGGCGGCGGCGCAGACTGTGGTGGCGGCTGCTCATCCCCGCGGCCGGAGTCGCGATGCTCGCCCCGCTGTTCGGCACGGTGAAGGGCGACGCCTCGATCAACGAGTACCAGATCGCCGCCGGCACCATCCTGCTGCTGATCGGGGTGACCGCGGTGCTGCCGTGGCTGGTCGAGGCGGCAGTGGGACGGCTGCGGGGCGGCCCGGTCGCCTGGCAGCTGGCCACCCGCAGGCTCCAGCTGAACAGCAACGCCTCGGCCCGCATGGTCAGCGGGGTGACGGTGGCGGTGGCCGGCGCCATCGCGCTGCAGATGCTCTTCAACGCGGTCGACTCCGACTTCGTGTCCTCCACCCACGCCGACCCGACCCGCGCCCAGATGGTGGTGGCCACCAGCAGCACCACCAGCGACCAGACCGCCCGCGACATCCAGCGGATGGCCGGGACCAAGGGCGTAAGGGAGGCCTTCGGTTACGCACAGGGCCAGGCGACCCAGCCCGACGCGGCGAGCCTCAAGGACTACGGCCAGGCCGCCTGGCTGCCGGTGAACGTCGGCGACTGCGCGACCCTGCGGCTGCTGGCCGACATCGGCGCGGACTGCAAGCCGGGCAGCACCTTCCTGGTGCCGCCGCGGGCCGAGGACGGCTACCAGAGCTCCGGGGCGTTCCTCAAGCCGGGCGGCAGGATCGACCTCAACATGGGCTTCGACGGCCGCTACACCGGGACCCCCGAGCTGTGGACGATCCCGGCCGGCACCCGGACCGTGGGGCGGCGGATCGACCCGACCGGCAGCGAGGAGTGGGGCATCCTCGCCACCCCCGAGGCCCTGGACAGCAGCCGGCTGTTCGACCCGCGCTCGCAGATCTTGGTCGGCCTCGACGACCGGCAGCCGGACGCCGTCGAGTACGTGCGCAACACCGCGGCGACGTACGGGGTCACCACCTACGTGACGAACATCAGCTCCACCAGCACCAGGACCAGCTACGCCCAGCTGCGCCGGGGGCTGTTCGCCGGTGCGACGCTCACCATGCTGCTGATCGGCGCCAGCCTGCTGGTGACGATGCTGGAGCAGCTGCGGGACCGCAAGAAGCTGCTGGCGGTGCTGGTCGCCTTCGGCACCAAGCGCAGCGCGCTGGCCTGGTCGGTGCTGTGGCAGACCACCATCCCGGTGGTGCTCGGCCTCGTCCTGGCCTCCGCCGGCGGCATCGGGCTGGGGGCGGCCCTGGTGGCGATGGTGGGGCGGGGCTTCCAGATGGACTGGGGCAGCGTGGCCGCGATGTCGGCCATCGGTGCCGCCGTGGTCCTGGCGGTGACCCTGCTGAGCCTGCCGCCGCTGTGGCGCCTGATGCGCCCGGACGGCCTGCACACCGAGTAG
- a CDS encoding AI-2E family transporter, with amino-acid sequence MPDKRHWSSALAAGLANLAGRLEARDSAIRAREAADLPVPPVAEPAPDPVAAAAPAAGPGPDGAPAAPVAAAVPAVPAQRSAPPTDPAAVVPWSMRVAAEVGWRLLILAGTVWVLMRVIGAVRLVVLAFVAGLLITALLQPFVARLKRHGVPRGLATALVFIGGFVVMGLVGWFVVWQVMDNIDNLSGSLQDGVAEGKKWLLNSPFHVTDDQINQVAKNLSDAIGSNTKALTDAGLEGVTVIVEVLTGMLLAMFSTLFLLHDGPNIWNWVLRLFPEAARDGLAGAGPRAWRTLTLYVRGTVIVALIDAICIGIGIFFLGVPMAVPLAVVIFLSSFVPLVGAVASGFVAVVVALVTKGPLTALMVLGVVLVVQQIEGHVLQPFILGRAVRVHPLAVVLSVAAGSLVAGIGGAVVAVPLVAVGNTVVGYLRAYSREKALAPVAAPVSGPPPAGGPAAADPETAAHGTAAGTEAEAGPAATAESEPEPVQDPAPDPV; translated from the coding sequence ATGCCGGACAAGCGCCACTGGAGCAGTGCGCTCGCAGCCGGACTGGCCAACCTCGCAGGGCGGTTGGAGGCGCGGGACTCCGCGATAAGAGCGCGGGAGGCGGCCGACCTCCCGGTGCCGCCGGTCGCCGAGCCGGCGCCCGACCCCGTGGCCGCGGCCGCGCCCGCCGCGGGACCCGGGCCGGACGGCGCACCCGCCGCACCGGTCGCGGCGGCCGTCCCTGCGGTGCCGGCCCAGCGGTCCGCGCCGCCGACGGACCCGGCCGCCGTGGTGCCGTGGAGCATGCGGGTCGCCGCCGAGGTCGGCTGGCGGCTGCTGATCCTGGCCGGCACCGTCTGGGTGCTGATGCGGGTGATCGGCGCGGTGCGCCTGGTGGTGCTGGCCTTCGTGGCGGGGCTGTTGATAACGGCGCTGCTGCAGCCGTTCGTGGCCCGGCTGAAGAGGCACGGCGTGCCGCGGGGGCTCGCCACCGCGCTGGTGTTCATCGGCGGCTTCGTCGTCATGGGCCTGGTCGGCTGGTTCGTGGTCTGGCAGGTGATGGACAACATCGACAACCTGTCGGGCAGCCTCCAGGACGGCGTCGCCGAGGGCAAGAAGTGGCTGCTGAACAGCCCCTTCCACGTCACCGACGACCAGATCAACCAGGTCGCGAAGAATCTCAGCGACGCCATCGGCTCCAACACCAAGGCGCTGACCGACGCCGGCCTCGAAGGCGTCACCGTCATCGTCGAAGTGCTGACCGGCATGCTGCTGGCGATGTTCAGCACGCTCTTCCTGCTCCACGACGGCCCGAACATCTGGAACTGGGTGCTGCGGCTCTTCCCCGAGGCCGCCAGGGACGGACTCGCCGGGGCCGGGCCGCGGGCGTGGCGGACGCTGACGCTGTATGTGCGCGGCACCGTGATAGTCGCCCTGATCGACGCCATATGCATCGGCATCGGCATCTTCTTCCTCGGGGTGCCGATGGCGGTCCCGCTGGCCGTGGTGATCTTCCTGTCGTCCTTCGTCCCGCTGGTGGGTGCGGTCGCCTCCGGCTTCGTCGCCGTGGTGGTGGCCCTGGTGACGAAGGGTCCGCTCACCGCGCTGATGGTGCTCGGCGTGGTGCTCGTCGTGCAGCAGATCGAGGGCCACGTCCTGCAGCCCTTCATCCTGGGCCGGGCGGTACGGGTCCATCCGCTCGCGGTGGTGCTGTCCGTGGCGGCCGGATCGCTGGTGGCCGGCATCGGGGGCGCGGTGGTCGCCGTCCCGCTGGTCGCGGTCGGCAACACGGTGGTCGGCTACCTCCGGGCGTACTCCCGGGAGAAGGCACTGGCGCCGGTGGCGGCACCCGTCTCCGGGCCGCCGCCGGCGGGCGGACCGGCGGCCGCCGACCCGGAAACCGCGGCCCACGGAACGGCCGCGGGAACGGAAGCGGAAGCCGGCCCGGCGGCGACCGCGGAATCCGAGCCTGAGCCCGTCCAGGACCCGGCCCCCGACCCCGTGTAG
- a CDS encoding transglycosylase SLT domain-containing protein has product MPEGNRVSRISVRGFAVASATAVTTVGAVVGVASGADQGTSTEPVEAAGTTTLLADIPAGQQVQQASLTDQVQAQSDAADATARQAAEQDARKQAAQDAAAKKKAADEAAAKEREKTLAASRGDNRATFPFKASYTVAEVQAMAKQIVGSGQYACFSNIVTKESGWSYVATNPSSGAYGLVQALPGSKMSSAGSDWRTNPATQIKWGLNYMNVRYGSPCDAWSYWQVHHSY; this is encoded by the coding sequence ATGCCGGAAGGAAACCGTGTGAGCCGGATCTCGGTCCGGGGATTCGCGGTGGCGTCAGCCACTGCGGTCACCACTGTGGGCGCCGTCGTCGGCGTCGCGTCAGGCGCAGACCAGGGCACAAGCACCGAGCCCGTGGAAGCCGCCGGGACGACGACCCTTCTTGCGGACATTCCCGCTGGACAGCAGGTTCAGCAGGCGTCGTTGACCGACCAGGTCCAGGCGCAGTCCGACGCGGCCGACGCGACAGCGCGGCAGGCCGCCGAGCAGGACGCCCGCAAGCAGGCGGCGCAGGACGCCGCGGCGAAGAAGAAGGCGGCCGACGAGGCGGCGGCCAAGGAGCGCGAGAAGACGCTGGCGGCCAGCCGCGGCGACAACCGTGCGACCTTCCCCTTCAAGGCGTCCTACACGGTCGCCGAGGTCCAGGCGATGGCCAAGCAGATCGTCGGCAGCGGCCAGTACGCCTGCTTCTCCAACATCGTGACCAAGGAGAGCGGTTGGAGCTACGTCGCCACCAACCCCTCCTCCGGTGCCTACGGCCTCGTCCAGGCGCTGCCCGGCTCCAAGATGTCCAGCGCGGGCTCCGACTGGCGGACCAACCCGGCCACCCAGATCAAGTGGGGCCTGAACTACATGAACGTCCGCTACGGCAGTCCCTGTGACGCCTGGTCGTACTGGCAGGTCCACCACTCCTACTAG
- a CDS encoding PhoH family protein: MVTSKNRRVHDRRTYVLDTSVLLADPNAITRFDEHEVVLPVVVVTELEAKRHHPELGYFARQALRLLDEFRIRFGRLDAPIPIGDFGGTLRVELNHSDPGVLPAGFRLGDNDSRILAVARNLQAEGYDVTVVSKDLPLRVKASSVGLLAEEYRAELAITSGWTGMEELVVGAEDVDALFAQETVELAEAADLPVHTGLVLQSERGKALGRVTEDGRVRLVRGDREAFGIHGRSAEQRIALDLLLDPDVGIVSMGGRAGTGKSALALCAGLEAVLERRQHRKVMVFRPLYAVGGQELGYLPGSEAEKMSPWAQAVFDTLSAVTSKEVIEEVVARGMLEVLPLTHIRGRSLHDAFVIVDEAQSLERNVLLTVLSRIGAGSRVVLTHDVAQRDNLRVGRYDGVVAVVEKLKGHPLFAHVTLTRSERSPIAALVTEMLEDGGA, from the coding sequence GTGGTGACCAGCAAGAATCGCCGTGTACACGACCGGCGCACGTACGTACTCGACACCAGCGTGCTGCTCGCCGACCCCAATGCCATCACCCGTTTCGACGAGCACGAGGTCGTGCTGCCGGTCGTCGTGGTGACGGAATTGGAGGCCAAGCGCCACCACCCGGAGCTCGGCTACTTCGCCCGCCAGGCGTTGCGGCTGCTCGACGAGTTCCGGATCAGGTTCGGCCGGCTCGACGCGCCGATCCCGATCGGCGACTTCGGCGGCACGCTCAGGGTCGAGCTCAACCACTCGGACCCCGGGGTACTCCCCGCGGGCTTCCGGCTCGGTGACAACGACTCGCGCATCCTAGCCGTCGCCCGCAACCTGCAGGCCGAGGGGTACGACGTGACCGTCGTGTCCAAGGATCTGCCGCTGCGGGTGAAGGCCTCCTCGGTCGGCCTGCTGGCCGAGGAGTATCGGGCCGAGCTCGCGATCACCTCGGGCTGGACCGGCATGGAGGAGCTGGTGGTCGGCGCCGAGGACGTGGACGCGCTCTTCGCGCAGGAGACCGTCGAGCTCGCCGAGGCGGCGGACCTGCCGGTGCACACCGGCTTGGTGCTGCAGTCCGAGCGCGGCAAGGCGCTGGGCCGGGTCACCGAGGACGGCCGGGTGCGGCTGGTGCGCGGCGACCGCGAGGCGTTCGGCATCCACGGCCGCAGCGCGGAGCAGCGCATCGCGCTGGACCTGCTGCTCGACCCGGACGTCGGCATCGTCTCGATGGGCGGCCGCGCGGGCACCGGCAAGTCGGCGCTGGCGCTGTGCGCGGGCCTTGAGGCGGTCCTGGAGCGCCGCCAGCACCGCAAGGTGATGGTCTTCCGGCCGCTGTACGCGGTGGGCGGCCAGGAGCTGGGCTATCTGCCGGGCAGCGAGGCGGAGAAGATGAGCCCGTGGGCTCAGGCCGTCTTCGACACGCTGTCCGCGGTCACCTCCAAGGAGGTCATCGAGGAGGTCGTGGCCCGCGGCATGCTCGAAGTGCTGCCGCTGACCCACATCAGGGGCCGCTCGCTGCACGACGCCTTCGTGATCGTGGACGAGGCGCAGTCGCTGGAGCGCAACGTGCTGCTGACGGTGCTGTCGCGGATCGGCGCCGGCTCCCGGGTGGTGCTCACCCACGACGTGGCGCAGCGCGACAACCTCAGGGTGGGGCGCTACGACGGCGTGGTGGCGGTGGTGGAGAAGCTCAAGGGCCACCCGCTGTTCGCCCATGTGACGCTCACCCGTTCCGAACGTTCCCCGATCGCCGCGCTCGTGACGGAGATGCTGGAGGACGGCGGGGCCTGA
- a CDS encoding isoprenyl transferase codes for MNLRELVYGLYSRRVERRLDVAQGPKHIGVILDGNRRWAKAASSTAEQGHQAGADKISELLGWCEETGVEVVTLWLLSTDNFDRPSAELGPLLGIIEDAVTGLAATGRWRVHHVGTMDLLPDRTQAVLKEAEQATHNVGGLLVNVAVGYGGRQEIADAVRSLLYEHAGRGTSIEDLAEILDVEHISEHLYTRGQPDPDLVIRTSGEQRLSGFMLWQSAHSEYYFCEVFWPAFRKVDFLRALRDYAARHRRYGA; via the coding sequence ATGAATCTGCGCGAGCTGGTGTACGGGCTGTACTCCCGCAGAGTGGAGCGCCGGCTCGACGTGGCCCAGGGCCCGAAGCACATCGGCGTGATCCTCGACGGGAACCGGCGCTGGGCCAAGGCCGCGAGCAGCACCGCGGAGCAGGGGCACCAGGCGGGCGCGGACAAGATCAGCGAGCTGCTCGGCTGGTGCGAGGAGACCGGTGTCGAGGTGGTCACCCTGTGGCTGCTGTCCACCGACAACTTCGACCGGCCCTCCGCGGAGCTCGGGCCGCTGCTCGGCATCATCGAGGACGCGGTGACCGGCCTGGCCGCCACCGGCCGGTGGCGGGTGCACCACGTGGGCACGATGGACCTGCTGCCCGACCGGACGCAGGCGGTGCTCAAGGAGGCGGAACAGGCCACCCACAACGTCGGCGGCCTGCTGGTGAACGTCGCGGTCGGCTACGGCGGCCGGCAGGAGATCGCCGACGCGGTCCGCTCGCTGCTGTACGAGCACGCCGGGCGCGGCACCTCCATCGAGGACCTGGCCGAGATCCTGGACGTCGAGCACATCTCCGAGCACCTCTACACCCGCGGCCAGCCGGACCCCGACCTGGTGATCCGCACGTCCGGTGAGCAGCGGCTGTCCGGCTTCATGCTCTGGCAGAGCGCGCACTCGGAGTACTACTTCTGCGAGGTCTTCTGGCCGGCCTTCCGCAAGGTCGATTTCCTGCGGGCGCTGCGCGACTACGCGGCCCGCCACCGCCGCTACGGAGCGTGA